The Treponema sp. OMZ 790 genome includes the window ATGAAGTTTCTTATTCTTTTTGGCGGGAAGTCTATGACTGGATTATAAATGAAAGTGAGAATAAATATTATTTTCAATCGCTTGGACAACCGGGAATTTATATGAGTCATTTGGCTGATCCCGAAAAAATGTATGAAATTGAAGAACTAAAGAAAAAGGCCGAAGAACTGGGTAAACCGTACAATACGGTAAAAGCCGGTCTTTACCCTGTAACAAAAATGTCGTGGAGTGATGCAATAATTTGGTGCAATGCTTTAAGCGAAAAAGAAGGGCTTGACCCTGTTTATTATTATGACGGAAAAGTTTTGCGTAATGCTTTGGATATTACAAAGAGCGAAAACCCCGATGTCAGGATAAAAAATAACGGCTATCGTCTTCCGACTGAAGCCGAATGGGAATTTGCTGCTAGAGGCGGCGATACGAAGGCTTCCGACTGGAACTTTGGATTTGCAGGAACGGATGACACCGAAAAGGCCGGAGAATATACCTGGTACAAATATAACAGCTCTTTTTTTAATGTAGGCTCATCAGGAGAAATCATCGATCTCCATCCCATCGGTCAAAAAAAGCCGAACAGACTGGGGCTTTATGATATGTCGGGAAATGCTTGGGAATGGTGTTTTGACAGATACAATAGAAGAAGTCCCGGAGATTTTATCGATCCCATAAATAACCAGGGAGCCAGACCCCGAATTATAAAAAGCGGCTCCGTAAAACAAAGTCTTGACTTTGCCCGCGTAAAATCTTGGGGCTATGCGGTTCCTGTAAATCCCGGATATATTTTGGGCTTTAGACTTGCTCAAACAATTGCTGAAGAAGGCAAATAATATCCTTATCAATGATGGTTGACATGACTTTAATATATGAATAAAATATTTAAGTTATAATTATAACTTGGAGAAAGAGTATGAGCTTAGACAAATCAAAATGTGAAAAGTATGTTCAAATTTTAAAAGAGGAATTGGTTCCGGCCCTTGGATGTACCGAGCCCATAGCCATTGCCTATGCGGCTGCAAATTTGCGAAAAATAATGGGAGGAATCCCTGATGAAATTCTGATTGAAAGCAGCGGAAATATTATTAAAAATGCAAAGTCGGTTATTGTGCCTAATACCGGCGGAATGAAGGGAATGGAAGCCTCTACCTTGATAGGTCTTATAGGCGGTAATGTAGATAAGGGCTTGGAAGTTTTAGCCGACGTTACCGAAGAACATGTAAAACTTGCACATGAGTATTTGGCTAAGTCCTGCACTAAACTTAAGCTCATGGATACTCCTGCAAGTCTTCACATAAGAATTACGGGTAAACTTAACGGCGATACGGGAGTTGCAGAGCTCATCCATCAGCATACAAATATTGTACTTCTTAAAAAGAATGATGAAATTATTTTTGAAAAACCTTTTAGTCTTAATTCGGCCTCGGGTGCTTTGACCGATAGAAGCTGCTTAAACGTAAAAGATATTTTGGAATTTGCAGATACGGTTCCCATTGACGAGGTTTCTCCCATCATAACCAGACAGATAGAATATAATATGCGTGTTTCCGAAGACGGCTTAAAAAATTCTTACGGTGTTGAAACCGGAAAAAATATTTTAAAATACAACCAAAAGAAAGGTGAATATTTTTCGGTTAAGGTTCAGGCGGAAGGTGAAGTTGCTGCTGCCTCCGATGCCCGAATGTGCGGATGTTCTTATCCGGTTATTACCAATTCGGGAAGCGGAAATCAGGGGCTTGCCGTTTCTGTTCCGGTAATCGTGTACGCCCGCGAAGAAAAAATAAGCGAAGAAAAACTTCTCCGCTGTTTGATTGTAAGCAACCTTTTAGCCATTCATCAAAAAACAGGCATCGGAAGGCTTTCTGCTTATTGCGGAGCCGTAACTGCCGGTGCTGCCTGCGCCGCCGCAATTACCTATATGAAGGGCGGCTCTTATGAACAGGTATGCGGAACAATTGCCAACACCTTGGGAACTGTTTCAGGAATTCTTTGCGACGGAGCCAAGCAGTCGTGTGCATCCAAAATTGCTTCTGCCTTGGACTCAGCCCTCTTTTCTCATGAGCTTGCAATGGAAGGAAATTTCTTTGCAGGAGGCGACGGCGTAGTTAAGAATGACATCGAAAAAACCATAGCAGGTATCGGTGTTGTTGCTGCCGAGGGTATGCGCAAAACTGACGAAGTTGTTTTACAGGTCATGCTGAAAGACTAATTTTCGTTTAAAACATGAAAAACTCTTTTGTGGGTGTTTCCTCGGTTGTCTGTAGCAGTCAGTATGTGGCTTCCTCTTGTTGTCTGTATTTTCATCTGATGGTAAGTTTTTGTAAGTCCTAAAAACTCTCCGTCCAAGTCCCAGTAAATTACGGCTTCGGGATTTTTATGAACTGCCTCTGCCGTTAAAGCGCCCATGGAGCCGTCGAGTTCCGTGGGAATATAGACAGAGGTTCCGTTCTCGGGAAATAGAATTTCAAATTCACTTAGTAAAGAGGCCGTACTTCCCGGAATCCAGCGGGGGAGAGGCTTATATTCAGGATGCCCTTGTTTATAAAAATATTCTGCGGCAGCCGGAAGAATGAATCGTTTTTCTATTTTGGGTAATTCGTTTATGTCGTTAGCTTTTACCTGAAATTTACCGTCGGGAGTTAAAGAAACCTTTTTGCAATAGGGGCATACTTTTTGGCTGTGGCTTCCGATTGGTTTTAAAATATTTTTTGTGTTATTACAAAATTCTCCTGCGGGATATCCCGAATCAGCGCAAGTTTTTATAAATTCAAAATCCTTTAATTCTTGTTCAGGCCAATCGGTTTTTGGAAGTATTTTAAAAATCTCAAATAGAATGGGGGCAGCCAGTTTTGTGCTTGTAATTTCGGGTCTTCCTTCGCCCGATGCATTCCCGCACCAAACTCCCACGGAGTATTTAGGAGTAATGCCTATAGTCCATGCGTCTTTGTTTCCGTAACTTGTTCCGGTTTTCCATGCAATTTTTTGGTCTTTGGCGTATAACTGCCAGATGGCTTCTTCTTCGGGGCGGTTCCCTTCGGTAAGTACATCCATCGTTATCCTGCAAGCGCCTGAAGAAAAAGGAAATTTTCCTCCGAGTTTGTTTTGCGCTTTCAGCATCAGTTTTCTGTAATTATAGGTAATTTCGTAGAGGTTTATTTCGCCGCCGCCCAAAATGAGGGGGAGACCGTACTCGCCTGCAGAGCGGTTAAAGGTGGTAAAGCCCGAGCGTTTTAAAATATCCAAAAAGGCCGGTACGGTAAATTCGCGTAAAGAGCGTATGAACGGAATATTTAAAGAGTAGGAAAGGGCTTTACGCGCAGGGATTGCTCCCGAATATGTGTAGCTGCTGTTTTGAGGCGTGTAGCCTGCAATCTTTGTCGGAATATCGATGAGAAGCTGGTCAGGTAAAATCATGCCTGCATCCAACATGGCTGTAAACAAAAAGGGTTTTAGTAAACTCCCCGAACTCCGCCTCGCCTGAATCATATCGACATGTTCGTGTTTTGCATTCGGGCTGTTAAGTCCCGTGTTTCCGATATAGGCCAATGGATTTCCGGTCTCGGTATCCAAGATTAAAACCGCTATATTGTGGACACTGCTTTGCGAGTTGATTTTAAAATGATGCTCGGCAATTTCAAAAACTATTTCCTGTAAGGCGTGATCCAGAGTGCTTATGTTTTTTGGTTTGGAAGTTTTTGTTTTTAAAAACTCAAGGTAGTGATGAGCTTTTTGCGGAAGAGCTTTTGGTTTATCCGGAACGGGTTCTTCAAGAGAAAGTTCATATGTTTCCTTATCGATTTTTTTTTGCAAAAAAAGATTGTATAAAAGATTATCTCTTTTTTGTTTTAAGATTTTACTTTCTTTTCCCGGGCGTACGAGGGATGGCTGATTCGGAAGAACCGCAAGGCAGGCCGCTTCTGCCCATGTTAAATCTTCAGGTGCTCTTCCGAAGTACCGCCACGAGGCGGCTTCAAGCCCTACAACGTTTCCGCCGTAGGGCGCATGGGAAGAGTAAAGATTAAGAATGTCTTCTTTTGAATAGGCGAGTTCCAAAAAAAGAGAAAAAAAACTTTCTTTTAGTTTTTGCCCAAAACTTCGTATCTGATTTTTTTCTGAAAGGCGCGAAGTCTGCATCGTAATTGTAGAAGCGCCCGAAACTATTTTTTCTTTTAAAAGGTTTTCGGCGGCTGCCCTAAAAACTGAAAGAGGGTCTATCCCGAAATGAAAGTAAAAGTTTTTGTCCTCATAGGTGAGCAGGGCTTCTTTGTATTTTAAAGGCAGACTTACATTTTGAGGAAACCGCCATTGGCCGTCCTTTGCCGCTGATGCTCCCAATAGTTTCCCGCCGGAGCTGTAAAGAGTGAAAGAATAATCAACTTTAAAATCCGGGGTAAAAAAAAGTATTGACAGTAAAACTATGACGGCAGAAATGAAGGCCGGTATCAAGGCTTGTAATATTTTCTTTGTCGGCAGTTTTTCAGGAAAATGCATTCTTTTGTTCTCCGAACGGCATTATAACATAAGTAAAAAAAAGATAATAGTATTTAAGCGGGTTTTTTAATTTAACCGCGGAGGACGCAAAGGTTTTTAATAAAGTCTTTGTAAGAACATCTTTAAATTATCCTTGGCGAAGTTGAGCGAAGCTCAACGCTTTGCGTTTCTTGCGGTTTATTTAAACAGTATAAACTGACCGTCATTATGCTGCAATTTTTTCTGTTTCCTTTTTTAACATAGCGATAGTATACAGAGGTATGAGAGAATTTGCAAGGGTTGGCTTTGATTTGGATAATAAGGATAAGTTGTTTGGTTATGATTATATCCCTATAGACGGAAACCCATCATCTCTCTATAATGTACGCTGAAGTATACTAATCATAATAGTGTACGAACATACTTACAAGAATTTAGGAGTAATAAATTGAAACAATCCGATTTTGCAAAACCGCCCGTGGCGGAAATAAAAGCGACGAATTTTGAGAAGTTTGGAAAAACGAGAACCGATAATTATTATTGGCTTAAGGACAAGACCGATAAAAAAGTTATAGATTATCTAAATGCAGAAAATGCTTATACGGATAAGATAATGGCTTCTTCAAAAGATTTACAAAAATCTATTTACGATGAAATTGTAGGCCGCATAAAGGAAGATGATGAAACCTATCCTGTTTTTGAAAACGGTTATTATTACTACAACCGTGTCGAAAAGGGAAAGCAGTATAGAACCTATTGCAGAAAAAAGGCCTCTCTTGATGCAGTCGAAGAAATAATCTTCGATATAAACAAGATGGCGGAAGGCAAACAAGCCTTTATTTTTGAAGGCTACATAGTAAGC containing:
- a CDS encoding serine dehydratase subunit alpha family protein translates to MSLDKSKCEKYVQILKEELVPALGCTEPIAIAYAAANLRKIMGGIPDEILIESSGNIIKNAKSVIVPNTGGMKGMEASTLIGLIGGNVDKGLEVLADVTEEHVKLAHEYLAKSCTKLKLMDTPASLHIRITGKLNGDTGVAELIHQHTNIVLLKKNDEIIFEKPFSLNSASGALTDRSCLNVKDILEFADTVPIDEVSPIITRQIEYNMRVSEDGLKNSYGVETGKNILKYNQKKGEYFSVKVQAEGEVAAASDARMCGCSYPVITNSGSGNQGLAVSVPVIVYAREEKISEEKLLRCLIVSNLLAIHQKTGIGRLSAYCGAVTAGAACAAAITYMKGGSYEQVCGTIANTLGTVSGILCDGAKQSCASKIASALDSALFSHELAMEGNFFAGGDGVVKNDIEKTIAGIGVVAAEGMRKTDEVVLQVMLKD
- the pbpC gene encoding penicillin-binding protein 1C produces the protein MHFPEKLPTKKILQALIPAFISAVIVLLSILFFTPDFKVDYSFTLYSSGGKLLGASAAKDGQWRFPQNVSLPLKYKEALLTYEDKNFYFHFGIDPLSVFRAAAENLLKEKIVSGASTITMQTSRLSEKNQIRSFGQKLKESFFSLFLELAYSKEDILNLYSSHAPYGGNVVGLEAASWRYFGRAPEDLTWAEAACLAVLPNQPSLVRPGKESKILKQKRDNLLYNLFLQKKIDKETYELSLEEPVPDKPKALPQKAHHYLEFLKTKTSKPKNISTLDHALQEIVFEIAEHHFKINSQSSVHNIAVLILDTETGNPLAYIGNTGLNSPNAKHEHVDMIQARRSSGSLLKPFLFTAMLDAGMILPDQLLIDIPTKIAGYTPQNSSYTYSGAIPARKALSYSLNIPFIRSLREFTVPAFLDILKRSGFTTFNRSAGEYGLPLILGGGEINLYEITYNYRKLMLKAQNKLGGKFPFSSGACRITMDVLTEGNRPEEEAIWQLYAKDQKIAWKTGTSYGNKDAWTIGITPKYSVGVWCGNASGEGRPEITSTKLAAPILFEIFKILPKTDWPEQELKDFEFIKTCADSGYPAGEFCNNTKNILKPIGSHSQKVCPYCKKVSLTPDGKFQVKANDINELPKIEKRFILPAAAEYFYKQGHPEYKPLPRWIPGSTASLLSEFEILFPENGTSVYIPTELDGSMGALTAEAVHKNPEAVIYWDLDGEFLGLTKTYHQMKIQTTRGSHILTATDNRGNTHKRVFHVLNEN
- a CDS encoding SUMF1/EgtB/PvdO family nonheme iron enzyme, whose product is MKSLKNIMQKLKNPDTYTKSNFFYFLASFLIIGGILFATRQKIINYPHYSAEDFQTMITVIEKPVIIEGEGSEGFFTSGRKVTLSPYKIGKYEVSYSFWREVYDWIINESENKYYFQSLGQPGIYMSHLADPEKMYEIEELKKKAEELGKPYNTVKAGLYPVTKMSWSDAIIWCNALSEKEGLDPVYYYDGKVLRNALDITKSENPDVRIKNNGYRLPTEAEWEFAARGGDTKASDWNFGFAGTDDTEKAGEYTWYKYNSSFFNVGSSGEIIDLHPIGQKKPNRLGLYDMSGNAWEWCFDRYNRRSPGDFIDPINNQGARPRIIKSGSVKQSLDFARVKSWGYAVPVNPGYILGFRLAQTIAEEGK